In one Colletotrichum destructivum chromosome 2, complete sequence genomic region, the following are encoded:
- a CDS encoding Putative large ribosomal subunit protein eL33: MPSEAGHRLYVKGRHLSYQRSRHVTHSKTSLIKIEGVDDTNAANFYLGKKIAYVYKAQKEIRGSKIRVIWGKVTRPHGNSGVVRAKFSNPLPTRSFGASVRVMLYPSSI; encoded by the exons ATGCCTTCGGAAGCCGGTCACAGAT TATACGTCAA GGGACGTCACCTCAGCTACCAGCGTAGCCGTCACGTCACCCACTCCAAGACGAGTCTGATCAAGATCGAGGGAGTCGACgacaccaacgccgccaa CTTCTACCTCGGCAAGAAGATCGCCTACGTCTACAAGGCTCAGAAGGAGATCCGCGGTTCCAAGATTCGCGTCATCTGGGGCAAGGTTACCCGCCCTCACG GCAACTCTGGCGTCGTCCGCGCCAAGTTCtccaaccccctccccacccgCTCTTTCGGCGCATCCGTTCGCGTGATGCTCTACCCCTCGTCGATTTAA
- a CDS encoding Putative glucose-6-phosphate dehydrogenase, NAD(P)-binding domain superfamily, with product MADLSSAAASMELKENTVIVVLGASGDLAKKKTYPALFGLYRNQFLPKDIKIVGYARTKMDHEEYIRRIRSYMKTPTKEIEQQLNDFCNLCTYVSGQYDKDDSFLNLTRHLEDLEQGKPETHRLFYMALPPSVFTIVSQHLKKCCYPTKGIARVVIEKPFGKDLASSRELQKSLEPDWKEDELYRIDHYLGKEMVKNILILRFGNSFFGSTWNRQNIDNVQISFKEPFGTEGRGGYFDEFGIIRDVMQNHLLQVLTLLAMERPISFASEDIRDEKVRVLRAMTAIEPKNVIIGQYGKSLDGSKPSYKEDDTVPKDSRCPTFCALVAYIKNERWDGVPFIMKAGKALNEQKTEIRIQFKDVTSGIFKDIPRNELVMRIQPNESVYVKMNSKLPGLSMQTVVTELDLTYRRRFSDLKIPEAYESLILDCLKGDHSNFVRDDELDASWRIFTPLLHYLDDNKEIIPMEYPYGSRGPAVLDDFTSSYGYKFSDAAGYQWPTTSAQAAPNKF from the exons atggccgacCTCAGCTCCGCCGCAGC TTCCATGGAGCTCAAGGAGaacaccgtcatcgtcgttcTCGGTGCCTCCGGAGAtttggcgaagaagaagacc TACCCTGCGTTGTTTGGTCTG TACCGAAACCAGTTTCTCCCCAAGGACATCAAGATTGTCGGATATGCGCGGACAAAGATGGACCACGAGGAATACATCCGCCGCATCAGATCTTACATGAAGACACCCACGAAGGAGATTGAGCAGCAGCTCAACGACTTCTGCAACCTCTGCACCTACGTTTCCGGCCAGTACGACAAGGACGACTCATTCCTTAACCTGACCCGACATCTCGAAGACCTTGAGCAGGGCAAGCCTGAGACTCACCGTCTCTTCTATATGGCTCTCCCCCCCAGTGTCTTCACCATTGTCTCTCAGCACCTGAAGAAGTGCTGCTACCCCACCAAGGGTATTGCGCGCGTTGTT ATTGAGAAGCCTTTCGGCAAGGACCTTGCCAGCTCCCGCGAGCTGCAGAAGTCTTTGGAGCCCGACTGGAAGGAGGATGAGCTCTACCGCATTGATCACTACCTCGGCAAGGAGATGGTCAAGAACATTCTTATCCTCCGCTTCGGCAACTCCTTCTTCGGTTCCACCTGGAACAGACAGAACATCGACAACGTTCAGATCTCCTTCAAGGAGCCCTTCGGCACCGAGGGCCGTGGCGGCTACTTCGACGAGTTTGGCATCATCCGCGACGTCATGCAGAACCACTTGCTTCAGGTTCTCACCTTGCTCGCCATGGAGCGTCCTATCTCCTTCGCCTCTGAGGATATCCGTGACGAAAAGGTCCGCGTTCTCCGCGCCATGACCGCCATTGAGCCCAAGaacgtcatcatcggccaGTACGGCAAGTCTTTGGACGGCAGCAAGCCCTCATACAAGGAGGACGATACTGTCCCTAAAGATTCCAGGTGTCCCACTTTCTGTGCCCTCGTCGCCTACATCAAGAACGAGCGCTGGGACGGCGTTCCCTTCATAATGAAGGCCGGCAAGGCTCTCAACGAGCAGAAGACCGAGATCCGTATCCAGTTCAAGGACGTCACCTCGGGCATTTTTAAGGACATTCCCCGCAACGAACTTGTCATGCGCATTCAGCCCAACGAGAGTGTCTATGTCAAGATGAACTCCAAGCTGCCTGGTCTCAGTATGCAGACTGTGGTTACCGAGCTTGACCTGACCTACCGTCGCCGCTTCTCTGATCTCAAGATCCCCGAGGCCTACGAGTCGCTGATTCTGGACTGCCTCAAGGGCGACCACTCCAACTTCGTCCGCGATGACGAGCTGGATGCCAGCTGGAGAATCTTCACTCCTCTTCTCCACTACCTGGACGACAACAAGGAGATCATTCCCATGGAATACCCCTATG GATCCCGTGGCCCCGCAGTTCTCGATGACTTCACTTCTTCCTATGGATACAAATTCAGTGATGCGGCCGGATACCAGTGGCCTACAACCTCTGCTCAAGCTGCCCCCAACAAGTT CTGA
- a CDS encoding Putative mediator complex, subunit Med14: MPGIVTMENGGLNGTHLSHSRDLKTNGVNGGKMEGQPSPNKGKAPADDAPATDDMANGASDAKGKQQTQISTSLTLQQKPRMNDLPEEIVHITQGYIPLSMIVSRLAQRTHEDLEKTIMDMAAIKWAPPAVNGNTPNGTDTPDDMSEGNKRKKMLMLKFAQDAHSKWVKALVITDWSRNAEAVSKLIDIKAHIDSKRMLFDFCQDLLIDLKRSLISARLPNPDLKTALQVLTTGEASWIPEPGYIPPPPLTPEEQLKWIDDLNTMLSLRLNLDDYNKIPHQFKDYAIHSGRVTFKVKGEFEVDLTIADEDFAKQFWFIDFRFSFSPSSSKLSDTLVSYLELRVNEILGQDGLEGCYQFLHEFVLTHKINELRRQAIELSRSTWTGTLMVEPLNRALAVQYWTARYGPNGPKSWVMVAVNSAKRTNGQIDRKHSSRLVARWYRDNKEVKDVFLPFDVDNLCAEDLLKTAVARHVEHILSSIHAKLLSYPRFVKRESSMTLKISRTEPMESCLSMQLGSRDNVTLIIQPVTGFAAIKPHTKYSLNGENRLNYGGKDPAEDGVICLENIRWGYVIEEFNRRGRSVGWKTCKSPIGSEEIKQIIRTREGFQTIFLQRQSLGQEWYVMVSLSLSGDEWWLLEINRNTPGRPIKFQTKLELTRGQPDLDDSFWSNLTLFVTGIIAQATDLEDLHKKEVKHLTKESTNYSLPQQVRLPSLILKLSQILRPSEISSAHDTSKDAPYRSSNNNLSWAQDQIEVKFRGLLPQPSVTLDQHDNSLSAVEVLENIRLNTVVDAAVKVKDKAKFALLKGRIDRDVSFSPKKGEFIFRIRQSIGQPILETLTTHVNSIDRLVGFLEAMGKARGDVRCEKVSLKQVIFTYSDMIMPGESSSTQKPQRWRVSLDLAKSDIRMSLERGNPHLRVLDLLTTLVNTQNGLKALLVYMPLLLPILRTLDNIESKWEPLATTNQGRLEVFPRSVDWIALRYTLPNTNGQPRILVLQIRSKLRRSEVWWNFSRTIPGGSAPPDEGFNRVLKRIWESHGDGWRGLTTGAAAQPGPSTMELLTRLDDAVRAYAVTGDISEAPLTQEAQTQSSQTFSANQSFGTQPTSVSQGSNRSSGGSKQAPLVLD; the protein is encoded by the exons ATGCCTGGAATCGTCACCATGGAGAATGGAGGCCTGAATGGAACACACCTGAGTCATAGCAGAGACCTGAAGACTAACGGTGTCAATGGTGGGAAGATGGAGGGACAGCCGTCGCCGAACAAGGGTAAGGCACCGGCCGATGATGCCCCGGCGACAGACGACATGGCGAACGGCGCCTCCGACGCGAAAGGCAAGCAGCAAACCCAAATATCTACCAGCCTCACGTTACAACAAAAGCCGAGGATGAATGACCTACCGGAGGAGATTGTGCACATCACGCAAGGATACATCCCCTTGTCAATGATCGTTTCGCGCCTTGCGCAGCGCACCCACGAAGACTTGGAGAAGACGATCATGGACATGGCCGCTATCAAGTGGGCTCCACCAGCTGTGAACGGGAACACACCCAATGGCACCGACACCCCGGATGACATGTCAGAAGGGAACAAAAGGAAAAAGATGCTCATGCTCAAGTTTGCCCAAGATGCGCATTCCAAATGGGTCAAAGCACTCGTCATTACGGACTGGAGCAGGAACGCGGAGGCTGTCAGCAAGCTAATCGACATCAAGGCGCACATCGATTCCAAGCGGATGCTGTTCGACTTCTGCCAGGACTTGCTGATCGATCTGAAGCGATCCCTCATTTCAGCGCGGCTTCCCAACCCTGATCTTAAGACTGCCCTGCAGGTTCTGACAACTGGTGAAGCATCATGGATCCCCGAG CCGGGTTATATTCCACCGCCGCCATTAACACCGGAGGAACAGCTGAAATGGATCGACGATCTTAACACCATGCTGTCTCTGCGCCTAAACCTGGACGACTACAACAAGATACCACATCAATTCAAGGACTATGCCATACACTCGGGCAGAGTCACTTTTAAGGTCAAGGGCGAATTTGAGGTGGACCTGACCATCGCCGATGAGGATTTTGCGAAGCAATTTTGGTTCATCGATTTCCGGTTttccttctccccttcctcgagcAAGCTTTCTGACACCTTGGTGTCATACCTCGAACTACGGGTCAACGAGATTCTGGGTCAAGACGGCTTGGAGGGGTGTTATCAATTCCTCCACGAGTTCGTCCTCACGCACAAGATCAACGAACTCCGACGACAAGCTATCGAGCTGAGCCGCAGCACGTGGACCGGAACATTAATGGTCGAACCCCTCAACCGAGCTTTGGCCGTCCAATACTGGACCGCTCGGTATGGCCCCAACGGGCCTAAGAGCTGGGTCATGGTTGCTGTCAATAGCGCGAAAAGGACCAACGGGCAGATCGATCGGAAGCATTCCAGTCGCTTAGTTGCGCGGTGGTATCGCGACAACAAGGAGGTCAAAGACGTCTTTTTACCGTTCGACGTCGACAATTTGTGTGCCGAGGATCTGCTCAAGACTGCTGTTGCCCGGCACGTGGAGCATATACTCTCCTCGATCCATGCCAAGCTTCTATCATATCCCCGGTTCGTGAAAAGAGAGTCCTCCATGACTCTCAAGATCTCACGAACAGAGCCGATGGAATCGTGCTTGAGTATGCAACTTGGCTCGCGGGACAATGTCACCCTCATCATACAACCAGTGACCGGCTTTGCGGCCATCAAGCCCCATACCAAGTACTCTCTCAACGGCGAGAATCGACTCAACTATGGCGGCAAGGACCccgccgaggatggcgttATCTGCCTGGAAAACATCAGGTGGGGCTATGTCATCGAAGAATTCAATCGCAGAGGACGTAGCGTGGGCTGGAAGACTTGCAAAAGCCCGATTGGAAGTGAAGAGATCAAGCAAATCATCCGGACTCGCGAAGGTTTCCAGACCATCTTTCTCCAGCGTCAAAGTCTAGGCCAGGAATGGTATGTGATGGTGTCATTGAGCCTGAGCGGTGATGAATGGTGGTTGCTTGAAAT CAACCGCAACACGCCGGGACGTCCGATCAAGTTTCAAACCAAGCTAGAGCTCACCCGAGGGCAGCCCGACCTGGACGACTCTTTCTGGTCGAATTTGACCCTCTTTGTTACCGGCATCATTGCTCAAGCTACCGATCTAGAAGATTTGCACAAAAAGGAGGTCAAACACCTGACGAAGGAATCCACGAACTATTCGCTGCCACAGCAAGTCCGGCTTCCGTCTCTTATCCTCAAACTGTCACAAATACTGCGACCGTCAGAGATCAGCAGCGCACATGATACCTCCAAGGATGCCCCATATCGTTCGAGCAACAACAATTTGTCTTGGGCTCAGGACCAAATCGAAGTGAAGTTCAGGGGGCTTCTACCTCAACCCTCAGTGACACTTGACCAGCATGACAACTCCCTCTCAGCCGTCGAGGTGCTTGAGAACATCCGACTCAACACTGTGGTCGACGCCGCTGTCAAGGTCAAAGATAAAGCGAAATTTGCGCTGCTCAAAGGCCGCATCGACCGGGACGTTTCTTTCAGCCCCAAGAAAGGCGAATTCATCTTTCGGATTCGCCAATCAATCGGACAGCCGATCCTGGAGACTTTAACAACCCACGTAAACTCCATTGACCGCCTCGTAGGTTTCCTTGAGGCCATGGGCAAGGCACGAGGCGACGTCAGATGCGAGAAAGTTAGTCTCAAGCAAGTCATTTTCACATATAGCGACATGATAATGCCCGGCGAGAGTAGCAGTACGCAAAAGCCCCAGCGATGGCGGGTGTCCCTCGATTTAGCCAAGAGCGACATCCGGATGTCCTTGGAAAGGGGAAACCCGCACTTGAGAGTGCTCGATCTGCTCACGACTCTCGTCAATACCCAGAACGGTCTGAAAGCACTACTAGTATACATGCCATTGTTGCTGCCCATCCTGAGAACTCTCGACAACATCGAGTCGAAGTGGGAGCCTTTGGCAACAACAAACCAAGGGCGTCTTGAGGTCTTTCCAAGATCTGTTGATTGGATCGCACTCCGTTATACTCTCCCCAACACGAACGGCCAACCACGAATACTTGTCCTACAAATCCGAAGCAAGCTGCGGCGCAGCGAGGTGTGGTGGAATTTCTCTCGCACAATACCGGGGGGGTCCGCCCCCCCTGACGAGGGGTTTAATAGGGTCCTGAAGAGGATCTGGGAGTCACATGGCGACGGATGGAGGGGTCTTACGACGGGCGCAGCTGCCCAGCCGGGACCCAGCACCATGGAACTGCTTACGAGGCTTGACGACGCTGTGCGGGCATACGCTGTAACTGGAGACATCAGCGAGGCACCATTGACACAGGAGGCACAGACACAGTCGAGTCAGACATTTTCCGCAAACCAGTCTTTCGGCACACAGCCCACGAGCGTGAGCCAGGGAAGCAACAGGAGCAGCGGAGGAAGCAAGCAGGCGCCTCTGGTGCTTGACTAA
- a CDS encoding Putative amine oxidase, protoporphyrinogen oxidase, FAD/NAD(P)-binding domain superfamily, with protein MALLRAYHSQRFCRVAVRGARSGGGILRPAHLSTSSFARHQAVLDLSPDAAPNLTKETQVPKDVAVIGGGITGLTTAHYLAKLLPETSNITVFEAADRLGGWIDTQEVEVDVKGQKNVVRFERGPRTLRGMGKDTWRFDDFVLFDLLRDLGMHSEYLGIKSPPRYIFYPDHLVNMHPKNVFSEAAFKGVIPGFLTLLWRRAKARREPVPSDMSVADFIRFATGRTELTDNLASAMIHGIWGGDADRLSMRSFMPGPWWRFFLKGERDDWVTVPRNEESVLETLAQDKELQGYARAAHKDQLVFFEKGLSSLPNALERGLRQKKNVTFKLGEPVTNLGYDRKTAQISVKTTPSPFFPRFQYSASTNTLSPAPQLSTKNSKFPTKFDKVISTTTSNTLAAVSNNALPSLADSPNVSIMAVNLWYPQPGLNASHPGVGYLVPRAVDTNPEGLLGVFFDSDVVPRAPSEPEGTKFFVLMGGHYWDKRTTYPTEEEGVEMAKSVLERHLGIPKSQPAFAMARLAKDCIPQHHVGHGDRMGRAAQELYTAYGGKLAVAGGSYTSIGVTGGIRAGYDVAVHIAQSAQVHVGDTGLAQFQDRQMDLVQVPRGRLKSIGRDIEEKIGWRNYLR; from the exons ATGGCTTTACTGAGAGCCTACCACTCTCAGCGGTTCTGTCGCGTGGCGGTCCGCGGCGCccgaagcggcggcggcatcctccGGCCGGCGCACctctcgacgagctcatTTGCTCGACACCAAGCAGTGCTGGACTTGAGCCCCGATGCAGCGCCGAACCTCACGAAGGAAACACAAGTGCCGAAAGATGTCGCAGTTATCGGCGGCGGGATCACGGGCCTGACAACGGCGCACTACCTAGCGAAGCTGCTTCCCGAGACGTCCAACATCACCGTGTTCGAGGCGGCAGACCGGCTGGGCGGGTGGATCGATACgcaggaggtcgaggtcgacgtgAAAGGTCAGAAGAACGTTGTGCGCTTCGAGCGTGGGCCGCGGACGCTGCGCGGTATGGGGAAAGATACGTGGAGGTTTGACGATTTCGTCCTCTTTGACCTG TTGAGAGATCTCGGCATGCACAGCGAGTATCTTGGCATAAAGTCACCGCCGCGCTACATCTTCTACCCGGACCACCTCGTCAACATGCACCCGAAGAACGTCTTTAGCGAAGCCGCCTTCAAGGGCGTCATCCCGGGCTTCTTGACTCTTCTCTGGCGTCGTGCCAAGGCCCGCCGCGAGCCTGTCCCATCGGACATGTCGGTCGCCGACTTTATACGCTTCGCCACGGGCCGCACCGAGTTAACAGACAACCTCGCTTCGGCCATGATCCACGGTATCTGGGGTGGCGACGCCGACCGACTGAGCATGCGCAGCTTCATGCCCGGGCCGTGGTGGCGCTTCTTCCTGAAGGGAGAGCGTGACGACTGGGTCACTGTCCCGCGCAACGAGGAGAGCGTACTGGAGACGTTGGCTCAGGATAAGGAGCTTCAGGGTTACGCGCGGGCTGCGCACAAGGATCAGCTCGTGTTTTTTGAAAAGGGGTTGAGCAGCCTGCCAAACGCTCTTGAGAGGGGGCtgaggcagaagaagaacgtCACATTCAAGTTGGGTGAGCCTGTGACGAACCTGGGCTACGACCGCAAGACCGCCCAAATATCGGTAAAAACTACACCCTCTCCTTTCTTTCCAAGATTCCAATACTCGGCGTCAACTAACACGCTGTCTCCCGCCCCTCAGCTTTCGACAAAGAATTCCAAATTTCCGACAAAGTTCGACAAAGTCATATCTACGACAACTAGCAACACACTCGCCGCCGTGTCTAATAacgccctcccctccctcgccgacTCTCCCAACGTGTCCATCATGGCCGTGAACCTCTGGTACCCGCAGCCTGGTCTGAACGCATCCCACCCTGGCGTCGGCTACCTGGTCCCGCGCGCCGTCGACACGAACCCGGagggccttctcggcgtctTCTTCGACTCGGACGTCGTGCCACGCGCGCCTTCGGAGCCCGAAGGCACCAAGTTCTTCGTTCTCATGGGCGGTCACTACTGGGACAAGCGTACCACCTACCCgactgaggaggagggtgtcGAGATGGCCAAGTCGGTCCTCGAGCGCCACCTTGGTATCCCCAAATCCCAACCCGCTTTCGCTATGGCAAGACTCGCAAAGGACTGCATCCCGCAGCACCAcgtcggccacggcgaccGCATGGGTCGCGCCGCCCAGGAGTTGTACACTGCCTACGGCGGAAAGCTCGCCGTTGCAGGCGGGTCGTACACTAGCATCGGCGTCACGGGCGGCATCCGCGCTGGCTACGACGTGGCTGTGCACATTGCTCAGTCGGCGCAGGTGCACGTCGGCGACACCGGTCTCGCTCAGTTCCAAGATCGGCAGATGGACCTAGTCCAGGTGCCGCGGGGGCGCTTGAAGTCCATTGGGCGCGATATCGAGGAGAAGATCGGTTGGAGGAACTACCTCCGCTAA
- a CDS encoding Putative nuclear polyadenylated RNA-binding protein Nab2/ZC3H14, with protein sequence MTVQVVLNTPLADALSAAIQPKLVEAGWASGSDDDAALVEYIILMLVNGRTQEQIATELSADLLGLGPEDSGAMEFAAWLFQQAEQINAQLNGSQPAGNDAMSGMSQGNGDFDTDMGANDGNELNASVSLLAPAAHHLLTHRSPTGPRSMRNGPNPRGSAREKRMLGHMTKAMDRSGDSVLHRVRGNDRINSHARGPPTGPRGGMGRGGRSMNNRGVNIQAGLNAMTGMNGQHGAPPGMNPMAAAWGMPPQGQPSQMDLMAMMEQQAQMMSQLQQQLMNQSGGRGGRRGGKSLFDRTQNSRGGFGNRQQHPRDKQDSAMGEGAEGDDVEMSQSKREPPNPDETVCKYNLHCTNRECKFAHQSPAAPPGTTVDIGDVCTFGAACKNRKCVGRHPSPAARLAHQSEQDCKFFPNCTNPRCPFKHPEMPLCRNGAGCTTSGCKFTHVKVKCRFNPCKNPHCMYTHEEGQQGVFKDKVWTADGSNDHVSERQFVDSNAPAEVILPDSENAPNQEQGNAQEVIS encoded by the coding sequence ATGACCGTCCAAGTCGTCCTCAACACCCCGCTGGCGGATGCCTTgagcgccgccatccagccgaagctcgtcgaggccggctgGGCATCAGGCtcagacgacgatgccgcgcTCGTCGAATACATCATCCTCATGCTCGTCAACGGTCGAACGCAGGAGCAGATCGCCACCGAGCTCTCAGCCGatcttcttggtctcggtcCGGAAGACTCTGGCGCCATGGAATTCGCGGCATGGTTATTTCAACAAGCAGAACAAATCAACGCCCAACTGAATGGCTCCCAACCCGCAGGCAACGATGCCATGTCAGGAATGTCTCAGGGGAATGGCGACTTCGACACCGATATGGGTGCGAACGATGGAAATGAACTGAATGcgtccgtctctctcctGGCCCCTGCAGCTCATCATTTATTAACCCACCGCAGTCCGACTGGCCCGCGCTCCATGCGAAACGGCCCTAATCCGAGAGGAAGCGCTCGCGAGAAGCGTATGCTCGGACACATGACCAAGGCCATGGATAGGTCAGGCGACTCAGTCCTTCACCGCGTTCGCGGCAACGACAGAATCAACTCCCATGCCCGTGGCCCCCCCACGGGCCCTAGGGGTGGCATGGGACGCGGCGGACGGTCGATGAATAACCGAGGTGTTAATATCCAAGCCGGTCTGAACGCAATGACAGGCATGAACGGTCAGCATGGAGCACCCCCTGGGATGAACCCCATGGCTGCCGCTTGGGGGATGCCGCCGCAAGGTCAACCTTCGCAGATGGACCTTATGGCGATGATGGAACAACAGGCACAAATGATGTCTCAGCTTCAACAACAGCTCATGAACCAATCcggtgggcgaggcggacgccGCGGAGGCAAGTCACTTTTCGACCGCACTCAAAACTCCCGTGGCGGTTTTGGAAACCGTCAGCAGCATCCCAGGGATAAACAAGATTCGGCAATGGGAGAAGGCGCCGAGGGAGACGATGTCGAAATGTCGCAATCAAAGCGCGAACCGCCCAACCCCGACGAAACTGTCTGCAAGTACAACCTCCACTGCACCAACAGGGAGTGCAAGTTTGCGCATCAATCCCCTGCGGCGCCACCTGGCACCACAGTCGACATCGGCGATGTGTGTACCTTTGGTGCTGCATGCAAAAACCGGAAGTGTGTCGGTCGCCACCCCTCTCCGGCGGCGAGGCTTGCTCATCAGAGCGAGCAAGATTGCAAGTTCTTCCCGAATTGTACGAATCCGAGGTGCCCCTTCAAGCACCCCGAAATGCCCTTATGTCGGAACGGCGCAGGGTGCACGACTTCGGGTTGCAAATTTACACATGTTAAGGTCAAGTGTAGATTCAACCCTTGCAAGAATCCTCATTGCATGTACACCCATGAGGAAGGCCAACAGGGTGTTTTCAAAGACAAAGTCTGGACTGCCGATGGAAGCAATGATCACGTCAGTGAGCGTCAGTTCGTGGACTCGAACGCTCCGGCGGAAGTGATACTTCCCGATTCAGAGAATGCGCCCAACCAGGAGCAAGGCAATGCTCAGGAGGTCATCAGTTAG